Genomic window (Bacillus vallismortis):
CTGAATTAGAAGCTGCGATTTCTAAGGTTGTGGCTGAGAAGAAACTTGACCTATTCCTTCTTGTCATCACAGACATCTTAGAAAATGATTCACTTGCCCTTGCGATCGGTAACGAAGCAGCGAACGTGGAAAAAGCGTTCAACGTTACATTAGAAAACAACACAGCCCTCTTAAAAGGCGTTGTTTCCCGTAAAAAACAAGTCGTCCCTGTCTTAACAGACGCAATGGCTGAATAATGAAAAAGCATCCCGCGCAGGGATGCCTTTTTCTTATTCGCCCAGCTTTTCAATCTGCCCCATCACATCAGTGATTTGCTTTGCTTTTTGGACAATGTCCGACTGCTCCAATGTTTCAAGCGATACCTTGCCTTCTTCCACTTGTTTTAACACATCTTCAGCGCTTTTCTGCAAGGTTTCGTTATGCTCCTGAATGGTTTGATGAATCTTCGCTGCGGCATCAGGCGGTGTTAATTCATTAAAATCAACGGCAGCCTGCTGAACCGTTTCAAGCTGTGCTTCAAGTTTTCCTTTCGCCTCCGCGTCATTTACAGCTTGCTCGGCCAATTCAGGTGCCTCCTCTGCAAATGTCTTCACTTTCTCCACATAGCCTGCGGCTTCACTTGTATAATTCAATCCGTCATTCACCTGGTCCAACATGCCACATCCGCCTGCACTCAAAAGCCCCACACCGGCAAGAACAGTCAAAATGATTTTCATCGTTAGCCTCCTCATCGCTTCTTCTTCATCTTTTCCTTTAAGATCGGGATCAATTTCTCTTTTGCTAACGGCAGCCCTTTCCTCACCATTTCACGCTTCAGCCACTTTTTCAGCTTAGACATACCGACGCTCCTCTCCATTTTTGATAAAAACGAAAAAACTCCACCGATTTGGTGAAGTTCCGAAACAAAAAGACCTTCACCAAATAGATTTGGCAAAGGTCTCGCTAACAATGAGATTGCCAGCAAAGCCGAGGACATCTTGTCCCGTAATGACGACTTTACTGTAAAAGCTACTCCCCTTTGGAGTGTTCATTTTTATTACTTTCATTCTAAAGCACCGGGCATTTTCAGTCAAATTCCTGTTGTCCGTTTACGCAAAAGCACGCTGTGGTATTGAAAATTTGAATGGTATTTTCATCAGGAGATCATGCTATGACAGAGGAGGTTTTCATCATGAGTCAAGAGCGCGTGAAACGGCCTGGGCATACCAGATGGTACATATCTTCGTTACTCAGCGGCATTATTATTCTTAATTATTTTGACCGAGTGGCCATCTCTGTAGCAGCCCCCGCCATACAAGATTCATTTCACCTTACAGCAACAGAACTCGGCATCGTGTTTTCCATTTACACCTATTCCTATACACTGATGCAGCTGCCTGTCGGGAGTTTGCTGGATCGGTTTGGCGTGGCATGGGTCACAAGGATCGGAATGACCATATGGAGCTTTTTAACGATTCTTCTTGCTTTTTTGCAAGGAAAATTGCTGTTATATTTGTTCCGTTTTCTCATTGGGCTGACGAGCGCCTCTGCGTTCCCTGCCGCTTCCAAGGCAACCGCTCTATGGTTTCCTCCAAGCGAGCGGGGCTTGGCCAACTCACTGTTCGACTCGGCCGCCAAGTTTTCAAACGTAATCGGCGCGCCATTGGTCGCCTTTCTTGTCACCGCGTTTGACTGGCGTGTCGCTTTTTTAACGATTGGGTGCATCAATGTGCTATTTACGATCTTTTTCTGGCATTATTATGAGCAGCCTGAACGGCACAAACGCATTTCCAAAAGTGAGCTAAACTATATTCAAAGACACAATTCAATGACAACAGAGCAAATCCCTTACAAAACGGGTCCGCTTTTAAAAAAGCTTTTCTCCAACCGTAAAGTATGGGGCTTGATGATTGGATTTACTGGGTACGGCTATACATTCAACCTGCTGCTCACCTGGCTTCCGACTTTCTTTAAACATACATACGGAATGGATATCATGTCGTCCGGTTTATTTACAGCCGTGCCCTGGCTGATCTCAACCATTTCCGGAATTGTCGTCGGCGGCTGGCTCGTCGATTACTTCATTAAGAAAGGTTATCCTAACACCAAGGTGTACCGAACGGTAATCATTGTCGGAATGAGCTTTGGCTTTTTCTTTTTAGGCTCGATTCTGACGAACAATATCACCGTCGCG
Coding sequences:
- a CDS encoding DUF6376 family protein, which codes for MKIILTVLAGVGLLSAGGCGMLDQVNDGLNYTSEAAGYVEKVKTFAEEAPELAEQAVNDAEAKGKLEAQLETVQQAAVDFNELTPPDAAAKIHQTIQEHNETLQKSAEDVLKQVEEGKVSLETLEQSDIVQKAKQITDVMGQIEKLGE
- a CDS encoding MFS transporter — protein: MTEEVFIMSQERVKRPGHTRWYISSLLSGIIILNYFDRVAISVAAPAIQDSFHLTATELGIVFSIYTYSYTLMQLPVGSLLDRFGVAWVTRIGMTIWSFLTILLAFLQGKLLLYLFRFLIGLTSASAFPAASKATALWFPPSERGLANSLFDSAAKFSNVIGAPLVAFLVTAFDWRVAFLTIGCINVLFTIFFWHYYEQPERHKRISKSELNYIQRHNSMTTEQIPYKTGPLLKKLFSNRKVWGLMIGFTGYGYTFNLLLTWLPTFFKHTYGMDIMSSGLFTAVPWLISTISGIVVGGWLVDYFIKKGYPNTKVYRTVIIVGMSFGFFFLGSILTNNITVAIICISIGLAGISATAPVGWSISAELAPIGSVSMLSSMVNLANNLFGGIIAASLTGYLVDVTGSFTLSFLVAGFVLLLGLVFYVFVLGDVKRIKLE